The following are encoded in a window of Oreochromis aureus strain Israel breed Guangdong linkage group 10, ZZ_aureus, whole genome shotgun sequence genomic DNA:
- the eral1 gene encoding GTPase Era, mitochondrial isoform X2, which translates to MALRVCGRFFRDSAVLSRRLAVSTRQESASWFLTAGNAARSRGGGNGFIFTPACFITSEAFLSRLMKGKAAEADGNIYRLPASVPPDSGEQLSLLLKHPDQPENSKVLKVAIIGAPNAGKSTLSNQLLGRKVFAVSKKVHTTRSRALGVLTEEYTQIILLDTPGLTTPSKVKRHQLEKSLLVDPWNTVKEADLMVVMVDVADKWMSSRLDFEVLKCLAQHPDIPAVLVLNKVDLVKAKDRLLDITAQLTCGVVNGRKMRIRPVIKPPWAEKRSERASEDEENAAPEDGSEPTSALSKEQLKTLRNQQGWPHFKDVFMLSSVDREDVDTLKSYFMVAAKPGSWQYHSEVLTDQSPEEVCTNIIREKLLEYLPQEVPYSMTQSVELWQDGEDGELDISVKLYTKKETHMRMVIGTAGQMVARIAREASEDLSRVYLREVRLKLSVKLKK; encoded by the exons ATGGCTCTCAGAGTGTGTGGTCGCTTTTTCAGAGACTCGGCTGTCCTCTCCAGGCGGCTCGCCGTGTCTACTCGACAGGAAAGTGCGTCATGGTTTCTGACAGCGG GAAATGCTGCCCGCAGCCGTGGAGGGGGGAATGGATTTATCTTCACTCCTGCTTGTTTTATTACATCAGAGGCATTTCTCAGCAGACTGATGAAAGGCAAAGCAGCAGAGGCAGACGGCAACATTTATCGCCTTCCAGCCTCAGTTCCGCCAGACAGCG GTGAACAGTTGTCTCTGTTACTGAAACATCCAGATCAACCTGAAAACTCAAAGGTTTTGAAAGTGGCAATAATAGGTGCCCCAAATGCTGGGAAATCCACATTGTCCAATCAGCTCCTTGGCAGAAag GTGTTTGCCGTGTCCAAGAAAGTACACACTACACGGTCACGTGCACTGGGTGTCCTAACAGAGGAATACACACAGATA atcTTGCTTGATACTCCTGGTCTCACTACTCCATCAAAGGTCAAAAG ACACCAGCTGGAGAAGTCTTTGCTTGTGGATCCCTGGAACACGGTCAAAGAAGCTGACCTAA TGGTAGTCATGGTGGATGTGGCAGACAAATGGATGTCCAGCAGGCTTGACTTTGAGGTGCTGAAATGCCTGGCCCAGCACCCAGATATTCCAGCAGTCCTAGTCCTGAATAAG GTGGACCTCGTGAAGGCTAAAGATAGACTGCTGGATATCACGGCTCAGTTGACGTGTGGAGTGGTGAATGGACGCAAAATGCGGATCAGGCCAGTGATCAAGCCCCCGTGGGCAGAGAAAAGGTCAGAAAGGGCTTCAGAGGACGAGGAAAACGCAGCACCCGAGGATGGGAGTGAGCCGACCTCTGCGCTGAGCAAAGAACAGCTGAAGACACTGAGAAACCAGCAGGGCTGGCCTCATTTCAAGGACGTGTTCATGCTGTCGTCAGTGGACAGAGAGGACGTGGACACTCTGAAG AGCTACTTCATGGTTGCTGCCAAGCCAGGATCATGGCAATATCACAGTGAAGTCCTGACTGACCAAAGTCCAGAGGAGGTCTGCACTAACATCATCAGAGAGAAGCTTCTGGAGTATCTGCCCCAGGAAGTGCCCTATTCAATGACACAG TCTGTTGAACTCTGGCAAGATGGAGAAGATGGAGAGCTTGATATTTCTGTGAAACtttacacaaagaaagaaacccACATG AGGATGGTGATCGGCACAGCTGGACAGATGGTAGCACGGATCGCACGAGAAGCGAGCGAGGACCTGAGCAGAGTGTACCTGAGGGAAGTCAGGTTGAAGCTCTCAGTTAAgctgaaaaagtga
- the eral1 gene encoding GTPase Era, mitochondrial isoform X1 — protein sequence MCTLVITYKKACLVSLELLFLSPVVTYRQARTKTLESPFSKGNAARSRGGGNGFIFTPACFITSEAFLSRLMKGKAAEADGNIYRLPASVPPDSGEQLSLLLKHPDQPENSKVLKVAIIGAPNAGKSTLSNQLLGRKVFAVSKKVHTTRSRALGVLTEEYTQIILLDTPGLTTPSKVKRHQLEKSLLVDPWNTVKEADLMVVMVDVADKWMSSRLDFEVLKCLAQHPDIPAVLVLNKVDLVKAKDRLLDITAQLTCGVVNGRKMRIRPVIKPPWAEKRSERASEDEENAAPEDGSEPTSALSKEQLKTLRNQQGWPHFKDVFMLSSVDREDVDTLKSYFMVAAKPGSWQYHSEVLTDQSPEEVCTNIIREKLLEYLPQEVPYSMTQSVELWQDGEDGELDISVKLYTKKETHMRMVIGTAGQMVARIAREASEDLSRVYLREVRLKLSVKLKK from the exons ATGTGCACCCTGGTAATAACATACAAGAAGGCGTGTCTGGTGTCACtggagctgctgtttttgtcacCTGTTGTTACCTACCGGCAAGCACGCACAAAAACTCTTGAATCCCCTTTTTCTAAAG GAAATGCTGCCCGCAGCCGTGGAGGGGGGAATGGATTTATCTTCACTCCTGCTTGTTTTATTACATCAGAGGCATTTCTCAGCAGACTGATGAAAGGCAAAGCAGCAGAGGCAGACGGCAACATTTATCGCCTTCCAGCCTCAGTTCCGCCAGACAGCG GTGAACAGTTGTCTCTGTTACTGAAACATCCAGATCAACCTGAAAACTCAAAGGTTTTGAAAGTGGCAATAATAGGTGCCCCAAATGCTGGGAAATCCACATTGTCCAATCAGCTCCTTGGCAGAAag GTGTTTGCCGTGTCCAAGAAAGTACACACTACACGGTCACGTGCACTGGGTGTCCTAACAGAGGAATACACACAGATA atcTTGCTTGATACTCCTGGTCTCACTACTCCATCAAAGGTCAAAAG ACACCAGCTGGAGAAGTCTTTGCTTGTGGATCCCTGGAACACGGTCAAAGAAGCTGACCTAA TGGTAGTCATGGTGGATGTGGCAGACAAATGGATGTCCAGCAGGCTTGACTTTGAGGTGCTGAAATGCCTGGCCCAGCACCCAGATATTCCAGCAGTCCTAGTCCTGAATAAG GTGGACCTCGTGAAGGCTAAAGATAGACTGCTGGATATCACGGCTCAGTTGACGTGTGGAGTGGTGAATGGACGCAAAATGCGGATCAGGCCAGTGATCAAGCCCCCGTGGGCAGAGAAAAGGTCAGAAAGGGCTTCAGAGGACGAGGAAAACGCAGCACCCGAGGATGGGAGTGAGCCGACCTCTGCGCTGAGCAAAGAACAGCTGAAGACACTGAGAAACCAGCAGGGCTGGCCTCATTTCAAGGACGTGTTCATGCTGTCGTCAGTGGACAGAGAGGACGTGGACACTCTGAAG AGCTACTTCATGGTTGCTGCCAAGCCAGGATCATGGCAATATCACAGTGAAGTCCTGACTGACCAAAGTCCAGAGGAGGTCTGCACTAACATCATCAGAGAGAAGCTTCTGGAGTATCTGCCCCAGGAAGTGCCCTATTCAATGACACAG TCTGTTGAACTCTGGCAAGATGGAGAAGATGGAGAGCTTGATATTTCTGTGAAACtttacacaaagaaagaaacccACATG AGGATGGTGATCGGCACAGCTGGACAGATGGTAGCACGGATCGCACGAGAAGCGAGCGAGGACCTGAGCAGAGTGTACCTGAGGGAAGTCAGGTTGAAGCTCTCAGTTAAgctgaaaaagtga